GCCCATTTTAAACCGTTTAAAATTCCATCTTCATCAACATTTGTTGTAATATGGTTAGCTAATTTTTTTAGTGGATCCACAGCATTCCCCATGGCGATCCCCGTACCAACTTTTTCAATCATTTCTAAATCATTTAATCCGTCACCAAATGCGATTACATTTTGCATATCAAATCCAAGATGGTTTACCATTTGAAGTATTCCATTCGCTTTAGATCCTCCAATTGGTAAGACATCTGACGAATACTCATGCCAACGAATATAATTAAAATCATTAAACCCATCAGTTAAAGATGGCTCTTGATGCTCTTCACAGAAAAGTAAAACTTGGTAAATTTCACGATTTTGATAAAAATCATGCTGAACTTCAGGGTGTTGCATTCTAATCGATGTCATTGCTTCTTTTATATGAGGATGTGAATCAATGGACGCTCTCATTGTCTCGTTATTTAAATAAATTAGCGGAATCCCTAATTCTTTTGCTTTTTGAGTAAATTGGTGAAGTTGTTCTGGATGTAGAGCATGTTTGTGAATAGCTTCACCTTCAAATTCAGCATATTGTCCATTTAAACTTACAAAACTATTTATATTTAACTCTTCACGAATTTCTTTAAACATGAATGGCGCACGACCAGTTGCAATCACTACGTGGATCTCTTTATTTTGAAGTTCCGAAATTGCTTTCTTTGTACTTTCCGGAATTACTTTATCATGATTTAAAATCGTTCCATCAATATCAAAAAAAACGATTGGTTTCGTCATATTATTCTCTCCTCACTAAGACGCTGCATTTGCTTTTGAGTTTTTCATTTTTGACTTCTGTTTACTATTTGTAATAAATACTCCTAGAAGTACGATTAACAGCCCTAAAATCATTTTGAAAGATAAGGGCTCGTTTAAAAAGAAAAATCCCCAAATAGAAGCAAATACAGGTACTATATAAGTAACCATTGTTGCAAATTCTGCACTTCCCTCTTTAACCATATAATAAAATAATAAATATGCCAACCCCGAACATACAACCCCTAGTCCAAACACACCACTAAAAATTTCAAAATTAACAA
This genomic interval from Gottfriedia acidiceleris contains the following:
- a CDS encoding Cof-type HAD-IIB family hydrolase, with the translated sequence MTKPIVFFDIDGTILNHDKVIPESTKKAISELQNKEIHVVIATGRAPFMFKEIREELNINSFVSLNGQYAEFEGEAIHKHALHPEQLHQFTQKAKELGIPLIYLNNETMRASIDSHPHIKEAMTSIRMQHPEVQHDFYQNREIYQVLLFCEEHQEPSLTDGFNDFNYIRWHEYSSDVLPIGGSKANGILQMVNHLGFDMQNVIAFGDGLNDLEMIEKVGTGIAMGNAVDPLKKLANHITTNVDEDGILNGLKWAGLL